One region of Carya illinoinensis cultivar Pawnee chromosome 8, C.illinoinensisPawnee_v1, whole genome shotgun sequence genomic DNA includes:
- the LOC122319257 gene encoding zinc finger Ran-binding domain-containing protein 2-like yields the protein MSRPGDWNCRSCNHLNFQRRDSCQRCGEPRAAERGDYGSFGGSSSFRFNNNTTGPDVRPGDWYCTIGNCGTHNFASRSSCFKCGASKDESSGGGYYDDKLRTRGFGGFGSGSSTGSSSRSGWKSGDWICSRMGCNEHNFASRMECFRCNAPRDSSAGRSPYSS from the exons ATGAGCAGGCCAGGAGATTGGAATTGTAGATCATGCAACCATCTCAACTTTCAAAGGAGGGACTCGTGCCAACGATGTGGAGAGCCAAGAGCAGCGGAGAGAGGTGACTATGGAAGCTTTGGTGGCTCATCATCATTTAGGTTCAATAATAATACTACAGGCCCAGATGTCCGCCCTGGTGATTGGTATTGCACCATTGGGAACTGTGGGACCCATAACTTTGCTAGCCGATCAAGCTGCTTCAAGTGCGGTGCCTCCAAGGATGAATCTTCTGGTGGGGGATATTATGATGACAAACTAAGAACGAGAGGTTTTGGGGGGTTTGGCAGTGGCAGCAGTACTGGCAGCTCCAGCCGCTCTGGCTGGAAATCTGGTGATTGGATATGCTCTAG gaTGGGGTGCAACGAGCACAATTTCGCGAGCAGGATGGAGTGTTTCCGATGCAATGCGCCGAGGGACTCGAGCGCCGGCAGGTCTCCATATTCATCCTAG